One part of the Podarcis muralis chromosome 3, rPodMur119.hap1.1, whole genome shotgun sequence genome encodes these proteins:
- the KCNK16 gene encoding potassium channel subfamily K member 16, protein MPYLTVCNRQLSWTLPLVLGYLFYLLLGALVFQLLEKQAEAKTRDQFQMEKLKFLQNYTCLDRQALEQFVQVIMEAWEKGVNPEGNSTNPSNWDFSNSFFFAGTVVTTVGYGNLAPSTVPGQVFCVFYALFGVPLNLAFLNQLGKGLTIHLINLERWVHKPGRAQVVQTLTMGFFLMVGTLLFLVFPPMIFSYVEGWSYGEGFYFTFITLSTIGFGDYVVGTDPNKHYISVYRSLAAIWIIFGLVWLALIFNLGADLMEKFLQLNWQKSGPGTAETAVTKLEDNPDQPRIHIPS, encoded by the exons ATGCCCTACCTCACAGTGTGCAACCGGCAGCTCAGCTGGACTCTGCCCCTGGTGCTGGGGTACCTCTTCTACCTCCTCCTGGGGGCCTTGGTGTTTCAGCTGCTGGAAAAGCAGGCAGAAGCCAAGACTCGGGACCAGTTCCAAATGGAGAAACTCAAGTTCCTGCAGAACTACACATGCTTGGATCGACAAGCCCTGGAGCAGTTTGTGCAG GTCATTATGGAAGCCTGGGAGAAAGGTGTCAACCCTGAAGGGAACTCCACCAACCCCAGCAACTGGGACTTCAGCAACAGCTTCTTCTTTGCTGGAACGGTGGTCACCACCGTAG gTTATGGGAATTTGGCCCCCAGCACAGTCCCAGGGCAGGTCTTCTGTGTGTTCTATGCCTTGTTTGGAGTGCCCCTCAATCTGGCATTTCTCAATCAGCTGGGGAAAGGGCTCACCATTCACCTGATCAACTTGGAGAGATGGGTCCACAAGCCAGGCCGAGCTCAG GTGGTTCAGACTCTGACAATGGGATTCTTCCTGATGGTTGGAACTTTGCTTTTTCTGGTTTTCCCACCCATGATCTTCAGTTACGTGGAAGGCTGGAGTTATGGAGAAGGCTTCTACTTCACCTTCATCACCCTCAGCACCATTGGATTTGGAGACTATGTAGTAG gcacagatcctAATAAGCATTATATATCAGTGTACAGAAGCCTGGCAGCAATCTGGATTATTTTTGGCTTAGTCTGGCTCGCTCTGATCTTTAATCTGGGAGCTGACCTGATGGAGAAATTCCTACAGCTTAATTGGCAGAAGTCTGGCCCAGGCACTGCAGAGACAGCTGTCACCAAATTAGAGGATAACCCTGATCAACCCAGGATCCATATCCCTAGCTGA